Below is a genomic region from Mycolicibacterium neworleansense.
CAAACTGCGACGCTGGCTGGCCTCCTCGTTGCGCCCGAAGCTCAAAGAGGTCACCGACGACCTGATCAAACTGGCCCGCGAACCGCAGCGGCTCGCCCTCATCGTGTTGGGTGCCGGGGGCACCACCCTCGGTGCGGCCCTGGCCCTGTGGGCCAGCGTCGAGGCATTCGGCGGCACCACCTCATTCGTCACCGTCACCGTCGTCACCATGGTCGGTGGCACCCTGGCCTCGGCCGCTCCCACTCCCGGCGGCGTCGGCGCCGTCGAGGCGGCCCTCATCGGTGGTCTGGCCGCGTTCGGCGTGCCCGCCGCGATCGGGGTGCCCGCGGTGCTGCTCTACCGGGTGCTGACCTGCTGGCTGCCGGTGTTCATCGGCTGGCCGGTGATGCGCTGGCTCACCAAGAACGACATGATCTGAGGCCGGCGTGTCGAGACCGGACGACGGATGCCGAGTTGCCCGGCTATCAGCGACTTTTCAGCGACAATCGCCACACGCACACCGTGAGCACCTTGTGCCACAGACGGGTTCTGCACTTTTGTCACTCAAATGCGTGTCCGCCTCGTGTGTCACAGAAATCGGGCTGCCCGCCTACGAGCGACAGTGTCGCTATTAGCCGGGCACTGGACAGCTGAGGCTATTGGGGCCGAAGGTGCAGAGGGGTCAATGAGTTCCAGCGACAACGTGATTGACGATCCTCATGTGGCTGATGTGGCGATTGTCGCGGGAAAGTCGCTAGCAGGCGGGCAACTCGGCCATCGCCGACAAATCGCGATCGGCGCGGTCTGCGGCGGCTAACTCACACCAGCTCCGTGACGTGACTTCCGGATAATCCGTGCCCCCGGCACCCCTGGCGAGATGCCATGATGATGAGTCATGGACAGCGCCGACCCCACCGAGCTGATCCGTCATGCCGACGCCACCCTGGCCCGCGTTGGCAAACTCCGGGCCGAGATCGCCGACCGGATCCGCGCGAGCACCGATGAGGTCGTGACCGAGACGCTGCAATCGGCGCCGCTGCCGCACCTGCGCCCGTACCTGGCGCGCGGCGCCCGTCTCGGCGCGCTCACCAACAGCTACCGCACCGTCGCCGAAGTCCACACCGTGCCGGCCCGGGTCTTGACCCAGGTGCCGGGTGTCGACATCGAGGCCGCGCAGTCGGTGCAGGCCGCGGCCCAGGCCATGGCTGACCACATCCGCACCACCACGCGGCCCCGGCTGCGCGCCGGGCAGGACACCGAGCTGCTCACCTCACTGCTGACACTGGTGCGGGCCGAGGCGCCGGTCAAACAACTGCGGCGGCTCATGCCGCGACTACGCAGCAACACCGCATCAGAGCAGCTGCTCGAATCGGTGCATGTTCTCCTCGACCGCATCGACGACGCCCATCACAGCGACGGTGACGTGTGGGCGCACTACCGCGCCGACCCGCGCCCCGTCGACCAGATGTTGAGCGATTTCGCCTCCGGGACAACCGATGTGGACGCCGCACAGGGATTTGTCGGCGCCGAGGTCGCCGCACAGGTCGAGCAGACCAGGTTGAACCGCACCCTGTTGCGGACCGAATTACGCGGATACCAGGAATTCGGCGCCCGCTACGCGCTGGCACGGGAGCGGGTCCTGCTGTGCGACGACCTGGGCCTGGGCAAGACCTTGCAGGCGCTGACCGTCGCCGCCCACCTGGCCGCCACCCAACAGCTGCGCCACACCCTGGTGGTGTGCCAGCCGCACACCGGCATCCATTGGGCCGCAGAAACCGCCAAGCACACCGCCCTGCGGGCGATCGAGATCCGGGGCAGCGAACGCGATGCGCGCCTTGAGAATTGGAAGAGCTCCGGCGGCGTGGCCATCCTCTCCTACGACACCCTGCAACGCATCAAACTGCCCGAGCGCCCCGGGCTGGTCATCGTCGACGAGGCCCACCTGCTGCGTGACCCGAAGTCCGACCGGGCCCGGGCCGTCCGCAACGTGCTGGCCTCCGACAACCGCGTGCTGTTCCTGTCCGGAGTGCCAATGCACCAGCGGATCGGTGGTTTTCGCCATCTCGCCGACTTCCTGCAACCCGACGTCGCCGGCAAGGTCGCGCCCAACGCGGGTGACCGCGGGTCGATCGCGTTCCGCCGCGCGGTGGACCGGGTGTACCTGCGACGCGACTTCCGCGACGTCGTCGACGAACTGCCGGTGCGCATCGCCACCGAGGAATGGGTGCGGCCCAGCCGCGCCGACCGGGAGCGCTACCGCCAGGCCGTCACCAGCGGCAACTTCACCGCGATCCGCCAGGCGGCCTGGCCGTCCGGGGCACCCACACCGGCAGCCAAGCTGGACCGGCTCGTCGAGCTCACCAACGAGGCCCACATCAACGGCGCCCGGGTGGTGGTGTTCTCACACTTTCCCGCGGTGCTGGACGTGGTTCGGAAAGCCTTGCCGGGCAATATCTTCGGGCCGGTGGACGCATCGGTGCCCGATCAGCAGGCAGTCGTCGACGCGTTCGCGACCGACCGCGGCCCGGCCACCCTCCTGGCCCACATCGGAACCGGAGCCCTGGACCTGCGTCGCCTCAGCACCCCGGCGGTCTTCATCATCACCGAACCGCAGTGGCAGCCGCGCACCGAACGGCAGGTGATCGGACGCACCCAGCGGCTCAGCGAACTGCACACCGTGCGGGTGTACCGGCTGCTGGCCCGGGGCACCGTCGACGAACCGATCCGGCGCCTGGCACAACATCCCGATCAAGCCCCGCCGCATCAGGACGAGGTGGTGCGCGCCGAGCAGGCCCGGCTGGCCCGGGCCGGGCTCACCGCCAAGTTCAGTGGAAGCGGTTGATGATCGGGATGCGTTCGATGATCCGGTC
It encodes:
- a CDS encoding SNF2-related protein, which produces MDSADPTELIRHADATLARVGKLRAEIADRIRASTDEVVTETLQSAPLPHLRPYLARGARLGALTNSYRTVAEVHTVPARVLTQVPGVDIEAAQSVQAAAQAMADHIRTTTRPRLRAGQDTELLTSLLTLVRAEAPVKQLRRLMPRLRSNTASEQLLESVHVLLDRIDDAHHSDGDVWAHYRADPRPVDQMLSDFASGTTDVDAAQGFVGAEVAAQVEQTRLNRTLLRTELRGYQEFGARYALARERVLLCDDLGLGKTLQALTVAAHLAATQQLRHTLVVCQPHTGIHWAAETAKHTALRAIEIRGSERDARLENWKSSGGVAILSYDTLQRIKLPERPGLVIVDEAHLLRDPKSDRARAVRNVLASDNRVLFLSGVPMHQRIGGFRHLADFLQPDVAGKVAPNAGDRGSIAFRRAVDRVYLRRDFRDVVDELPVRIATEEWVRPSRADRERYRQAVTSGNFTAIRQAAWPSGAPTPAAKLDRLVELTNEAHINGARVVVFSHFPAVLDVVRKALPGNIFGPVDASVPDQQAVVDAFATDRGPATLLAHIGTGALDLRRLSTPAVFIITEPQWQPRTERQVIGRTQRLSELHTVRVYRLLARGTVDEPIRRLAQHPDQAPPHQDEVVRAEQARLARAGLTAKFSGSG